The stretch of DNA CGGAAGAAACATTGGTGAAAAAGTAAGGATTGGCGGTCAGAGGAGAACTATTGTCAAGGCGGACAGTTTCTCCGCCGGGAGGCATCGCGCTCTGATTCCCCGGCATTTTTAATTTAAAGCCCTGGATGGAGCCGGGGGAAGTTTGGAATGGGATTGTAACGGTGAACGGCGAGGATTGATTGGAAAAATTTCCCGCCGCGTCTGACGCTGAAACGGTGTAAGTGTAGGTTGCGCCGGAAGATACATTTCTATCTTCATATTTATTGCCGGCAACAGCGGCAATTTGCGCGCCATTTCGATGCACCCAATATTCTGTTACGCCGATGTTATCGGTGGACGCGTTCCAATTAAGATTAACTGCAATCGGAAGAGCGCTGGCATTCAGGCCGGTTGGCGCGGAAGGCGGAGTGATATCGCTGGATGACAGAACTGATACGGTGACGCTTTGCGTTGCGCTTCCGCCCGCGCCGGCGCAGGTAAGAGTATAAATATCAGATAAAGCGGGAATAATTGATTGCGCGCCGTTCGTTGATTTTGTTCCAGACCATCCTCCGGAAGCAAAACAATCTATTGCGTTTTGAGAACTCCAGGAAAGAGTGGAAAAGTTTCCTTTGGTAATGCTGGCGGGAAAAGCCGTGAAATTGAGAGTGGGCGGATAAACATTGGCCGACGGCAAATAATGCCACCAAAGATCCGCATATCCTCCGGCAGGAACAACAATTGAGACGCTGCTTCCGGGAATCGGCGCCGCGCTGTGATAGCCGTTCGGATCGTTGGCCGCTCCGCAGTTTGTCTGGGTGGAATAACAAAGAGTGTAGCGGTGAAAAAGTAAGGATTGGCGGTCAGAGGAGAACTATTGTCAAGGCGGACAGTTTCTCCGCCGGGAGGCATCGCGCTCTGATTCCCCGGCATTTTTAATTTAAAGCCCTGGATGGAGCCGGGGGAAGAAGGCGAAGGAGGCGGTGAAAAATTAATTCTGCTGATATCTATATCCCAACTGCCGGCGTTGCTGAAACTGCCGCCGATTGGAACTATTTCCGCGTCGCCCGCGCCGTAATAAACTAAAATTGACGAGCCGGAAACGTTTCCAGCAATATCCGTTAGAATGCCGATATTATGGGTAGAGCCCCGATTGCCGCTGATGGTAATCTTCCGAGAATCGGAAAAAGTTTTAGGATCCCAAGTTATGCCGTCTTTTGAAAATGAATAATAGAGGTCGTTATGATTAAGTTCGTTGTGAGCATAGGCCGCGAAGAAAATTTTGTAATCTTTAAGATAAACGGGGACGAAATTTGTCGTTAAAAAAACCGGCTGGTTATTATTTTGAATTGTCCAGTTAATGCCGTCGGTTGAAAAAGCCAGCATTTCTCCTCCTCGATCAATATCCGTAAAATAATGATAAAATTTTCCGTTTAAGAAAAAAACCGCGGATTGGCCGATGCCGTATTTTCCGGATCGAGTCGTATTTTTGATAACCGCTTGCGGAGCGGAATTTGAAGGATATTTTGTCCAATTTATTCCATCGGAAGAACGGGCGAGAAATATCTCATTATTTACCCCGGAAAGAGAGGCAGCGGTATAATAAAGATAATAACTGCCGTTAAATTTAATAACTGACGGATCGCAGATATGGCCGTTTGATTCAAAATCGGTTTCTTCTGAATTTAAGGTGGGATTAAGCACGATCCGTAAATTTGACCAGTTAATGCCGTCAGAAGATTGCGCGTACCAGACAGAATCTCCGCCGCCGACCCGCGCCGAACACCAGTACATCCGATAAACGCCGCCGTCATTTATAATTGAAGGGCCGTAATCATAGACATCCGGCCTTTTTATGGCGTTGCTTACAAAAGAAGAAGAAGAGATGCCGGGAAAAATATTAGAATCAGAATCAGGAACCGTTGAAGAGACAGCCAGATTTCTCGCCAGGCATACTTCATTTATTTTGGCTCTGGTGATTTGGCCGACTATTGCCGAACCATCAGGCCGGGAATCGGACAAAAGGCCGTAACGGGATTGAAAACGTTTTACGGCTTGTTCCGTCAGGGGGCCGTAATAACCTGTGACAAAACCTTCCGGATAAATAGAGGGGTCTTGCGCCATAAATTTTTGAAGTGCGCTGATTTGCCCTCCAGTTTCGTAATCGCGGAGTCCAAGATAAAGATCATAAGATAAAGCGGGACAAGCTGGCGAGACAGCGGGCGTTTGCGAATCAATTTCTCCTGTAATTTTTTGAAGCTGGGCTTGAAGCGCCTGAATTTGCGTTTGAAGCTGTTCAATGGTGTGCGCGTCATTATGATCCGCGAACGTAAAAAACGGAAGAAATAAAAATAATCCTAATAAAAATAAAATCCGATTTAATTTTATTTTTATCCTCCATTTCCTCATTAGTTTTATTTTATCTCAATTCTTTTTTTAGTGTCAAATAGTCCTTATGTGCCATAAAATTCGGATTCTGAAAATTGACGGTAGGGGTGAGATTTGAACTCACGATACCCTTTCGGATATAACGCTTTTCAAGAGCGTCGCCTTAAGCCGCTCGGCCACCCTACCAGCATAAGTTAAATTATATCATAATTGATCATTTTTATTATTAAAAAAACAACCGCCCGCATCCGCCAATTGGCGGAGCGGGGCGGCTGTAAAAAAGATTTATGGCTATTGATTCGGCGCGGTTTGTATTTTTCGCAGTTTTTCGCGCTGTTCCGGCAGCCGTTCTTTTAATTTTTCAATAACGCGGAGTTTGGGCAAGTCGTTGTTTTTCAGCCGTTTGAGATATTCTTCTTTTTTGGCTTCATCGGGGATTTTTTCAATTCTTTTCTCAATTTTTTCCAGAGTTTTTTCCTGAGCCGCTTCCAGCCGCGCTTTCAGCGGTTTGGCTAAATCTCCTTTTTCTTTCAATTTTTCAATAATTTCCGAGTGTTTTAATTCATCGCCATTTATTTTTTCAAGATATGTTTTGAATTTTTCCTGGTCTTCGGGGGACATTTTAGAGAGATCGCCGTGCAGCCGTTTTAAGGCGTTTTCCTGCGCCCGGCGGATAGCTTCTTTGGCTTGCTCCGGCACTTTTTCTTCCACTTTCATCAGGATTTCTAAATTTTTAAATTGTTTGAATTTTCCGCCTTTTTGATTTTCCGCCGCTTTTTCCAGCCGTTCTCTTATTTTTTCCGGTTCGTCAAGCCGCGTCATTATCTCGGTGAATTTCTCCAATGATTTTTCCTGGGCCGCTAAAACTTTTTCCCGCGCTTTTTCCGGAAGTTTTTCCGCCAGCCGATCCATTAATTTTTGCCGTTTAAGCTGAAAATCGGTCAGTTTATTTAAGAGCCGTTCGGCATTTTGGTCATTTTTATTTACGCTTTCCGCCGCGGCTTTTACTTTTTCTGCTTCTGCTTCGTAATTTTCCATTGCTTTCTCAATGATTGACTGGTCGCCGGTTTTTTCAGCCAATTTTTCGGCTTCCAAAAGTTTTTCATTGGCAAATCGCGCCCGCAATTCCGTTTTATTTACTTTATTTAAAGTCAAGGCGGATTGAATGCCTCGGCGCCAATTTTTTAGAAAATAAAACGGGCTGTCCGGAAGAAGAGTCGGTTCGGAAATTTCCAATTCTTCGGCGGTAACGGTTTCATCTTCAATGACTTCTTTAATAACTTCTACTCCTGCGGCTGTTTTTTCGGCGGCTGTTTCTTCCTGGGCCAAAGCGGGGGAGACGGCAAAAAGAGCGATAAACAACGACAATAAAAATATTTTTGTTTTTATATTCATAATTTGTAGCGATTAAAATTAGCTGATAATCCTCTTTATTAATTTTATGTCAAAATGCTTCTTTTTGACAAGGGAAGAAAGTTTTTGTTTAGTCACGCTTTTTTTGCTCTCTCGCGCGTGGATTATTTCATTGTTTCCGGCGTAAAACGCCGCGTGGCCGATATAAATTTTCCGGCCACGGAATAATCTATGGGAATAATGCCCTTTCACGCCTTCAAAAAATAAAAGATCGCCGGCTAGAAGATCAACGGGATTTTTAATTTCTTTTCCCCGGGCGGCCTGAAGAATGGAACTGCGGGGTAATTCAATTCCTATCCGCGAAAAAATATGCCGGATAAAAGAAGAGCAATCAACCGCTTTCGGTTTTTTTGCGGATAATTTTTCTAAATAAGCGCCGTATTCGTAAGGCGTACCGATTAAATCGTTGGCCGCTTTGATTAATTTTTGAATTTTTTCTTGCTTAGTCATTATTTTATGTATTATTTTATCTGGAAAAAATTTTTTCGTAAACCCCGTCTATTTTAAATTAAACAGGAAAAAGAAATCCCCCACACTTATGTATAAGTGTGGGGGTTGTTTATTCTATAAAATTTTCAATTCTTTTTTTTAATATCTTTTCTTTAATCTTTCTTTCAATATTATCAGCTTCTTTGAAAATTTTTTCAGTTTCAGTTTTGAATTTATCTTTTTTATCTTTTTCTTTGAATAATTCAAAGCTGATAAGGCCGAAAAATAAGCCAATTCCAAAAGAAGCAATCATCAAATTTTTCTTATGTTTTTCCATTTTCACCTCCTATTTTTCATCCTTTCTGATTTTGGAATTGATTCTAACAATAAGTATAATAACTGAATCATTACTTGTCAATAGTTTGAGGTGAAACTTAATTTTCTTCTGGAAAATTCCACGGAGTGATAACATCACTCCGTTCAAGTCCCGCCAGCGCTATAATTAAAAATTTTAATGCCAGAAGGCATAAAAATTTTCAATGCGGAGGAGGTGGGACTTGAACCCACAAGCGGCTTTTAGACCGCTACGGATTAGCAATCCGCTGCCTTACCATTCGGCGCACCCCTCCCTAGAATTTTACAGGGCAAAAATGTTTTACCCCTTTTTATCAAATCCACTTTATCATATTTTTTAATGCGCCACAACGAGCGCGATTATTTTTTCCGCGCCGGCTTTTTGGAGAATGCGGGCGCATTCCATAATCGTGGCGCCGGTCGTTAAAACATCATCAATTAGGATTACGGTTTTGCCTAAAATTTTTTGAGAATCAGAAACAACGAAAGATTCTTTTAAATTTTTAAGCCGTTCATCGCGTCCCGCGGTTTTAACTTGAGGAGAAGTATTTTTTATTTTCAAAAGGACAGCCGGATCAAAAGCCAGATTGTTTTTTTGGCCGAGATATTGTCCTATAAGAGCGGCTTGGTTAAAACCGCGTTCCCGATGTCTTTTAGGAGATAAGGGAACGGGAATTATCAAGGACAAGGAAGCGCCGGAGGTGTTTTGGATCAAGAATTTTTTTGCTCTTTGGCTTAAAATCTCGCCTAATGTTTCCGTCAGAACACCGGCTCGCCGGTATTTAAAAGTTTTTATCATTTTTTTAATCGCAAGATTTTTATAATCAGTTGCCCAAAAAACGGAGAGATTTTCCAGGTTGAAAAAAGAAGCGCATTGGCTGCAAAATCCGGCGCCATCGCCTTTTTGGCAGGCAAAACAACGGATTTCGGGAAGATTCAACGAATTAAGGCAATGACCACATAAAAATTCTCCGTTTTGGCCGCAACTAAAGCATTTTTTAGGGAAAATAAGATCAAGAAACGCGTTCCAGGGTGTGGATAATTTAAACATTGAATGTTTAGAAGTATGTTATTATATATTTATATCATATAATATGCCGGATGGCAGAAAATTCTTTTTTCAAAAATTTTTTATCGCGATTTTATTCTGATCTTTGGCAAAAAAAAGGCGAAAGCATTCTTGGCGTTGATTTCGGTTTTTCTTCTTTAAAAATCGTCCAGCTGCGCAAAGAAAAAGAGCGGGCGGTTTTGGAGACATACGGCGAGCTTTCCGTTAGCCATTATGCCGATATTGGCGTGGGGCAAGCGGCAATTCTCTCTGAAGATAAAAAAACGGAAATGCTGAAAGATCTTTTTAAAGAATCGGGAGCCAAGGCGGAAAAAGTGGTTAGTTCTATTTCCCTTAAAAATAGTTTTGTGATAACGATTGAACTGCCGAAAATGGCAGATCGCGATCTAGCTCAAGCGATTCCTTACGAGGCGCGGCGTTATATTCCGGTGCCGATTACGGAAGTGGAGATGGATTGGTGGGTATTGCCGGAAGAATATAACGCCGAAGAAAAAAGGCCGGATGAAAAATTAAAAAAGGAGATGATTCGGGCGCTTTTAGTCGTCATTCATAAAGATATTTTGACGCGCCAGCGGTCATTTTTTACAAACGCCAATTTAAAATCAATCGCTTTTGAAGTGGAGATATTTAGTATGGTCAGGTCTTCTCTTGGCCGAGAATTAACGCCGATTCTTTTGATTGATTTAGGGGCTTCTTCCACCAAAATGGCGATTGTTGATTACGGCATTGTCAGAGTGGCCCATAGTTTGGATAAAGGCGGCCAAGACATCAGCGAAGTGCTTTCCCGTTCGTTGAACATTGATTTTTCCCGCGCGGAAAAGATAAAAAGAGAAACGGGTTTGTCTGATCAGCCCGAGCACCGCGAGATAAAAGAAGTAATCAGTCCGATTTTGGATTATATTTTTTCAGAGGCGGCCAGTTTTTCTTTAAATTATCGCGTAAAGTACGGCCGTTCTGTCAGCCGTGTGGCGTTGACCGGAGGCGGCGCGCTAATGAAGGGAATAAAGGATTTTTCAATAAATAAATTTGGTTTGGAAGTCAGTTTAGCCGATCCTTTCGCTAAATTGGAGTATCCGGCTTTTTTGGAGCCGGCGCTTAAAGAAATCGGGCCGAATTTTGCGACTGCCATTGGTTTAGCCTTAAGAGGACTGAATTAAATCCCGAAAGTTAAATTTTCACATTAAATAATGATATAATAATTTAATAGTATGGCTGAATCTTCGTCTTTTATTTCTAAAACCGCGGTTTCCAAGCTTCCTTATGGCACAGGAAGGAGTTTTAGTTTTTTAATCGTAATCTCCGTGGTTATTTTTATTATTTCTTTGGGATTTTTGGCCGGGGCGTGGTTTTATCAGGGTGTTTTGGAAAACGATCTGCGGATTTTAAGCGGCGATTTAGATAAAATTAAAAAAGAATTTGATCTTGTCTCTTTGGGAGATTTTTCCAAAATCGCCGATTCCATAGAAACAGCCAAGACGGTTTTAGGCGATCATAAAGCCGTTTCCCGCGTTTTTGATTTTTTGGAGAAAAATACTTTGCCGGAAGTAAGGTTTTTAAATTTCAATTATGAATCCGCGGAACAGTCATCTTTGGCGTTCAGCGGAGAAGCTAAAGGGTTTTTGGTTTTAGCCCAGCAAATTTTAATTTTGAAAAAAAATGAATTTTTGAAAAACATATCACTGTCCAATCTTTCTTTGAAAAAAGAAGGGCTGGTCGGTTTTACCCTGACGATGATTTTAGATCCGAAATTAATAAAATACGGCCCGTAATTTATGAAACAAATAATTATCGCCATTATTTTTATCGGAGCGGCCGGAGGAATTTTTTTCGGCTGGAGCGTGCCGATTACCGAAAATATCAAAAATTTATCAAAAGATATTAAAGATTTAGAAGGTGTTTTAAGCCGTTTTTACGATTTAAGAAAATTCAAAAATGAATTGATGGGAGTCTATAATTCAATCAGCGCCCGGGATTATAATCGTATTCTTGAAATTGTTCCTTTAGCCGCCGGCGAAGGGAATTTAGTGGTGGAATTTGGAAATTTAGCGAAGGAAAATAATCTTCTTCTTAAAAAAATTGACGTGAAATACGCCGTTGAAAGCGAAAAAAAGGCGGTGGTCATAAAAGAAAAATTGCCTTATGAAACCGCGTCTATTTCTTTATCGCTGGACGGCTCTTATAATTCTTTAAAATCTTTTCTTTCCAAATTGGAAAATTCTTTGCGGATTATTGACATAAAAACGCTGTCTTTTAACGCCGGAGCAAATGATTCTTATGAGTTTAATATTTCGGCCCAAGCCTATTTTCAAGCGAGGGAATAAAATGAAAATATTAATTTTATGAAAAATAATATTTTAATAACAATTTTAGCCATTGGAGCGTTGGCAGCCGCCGGCTTTTGGTATTTTAATTTTTTTTCTTCCGGCCAGGCCGAAGTCGTGGAAAAAGTTTTATCGGCAAATGAATTATCGGGTGAACCGAGGGAATTGCTCAACGCATTGGCAAAAATGCAGAAAATAAAGATAAATACCGCTTTTTTTGAGAATCCTCTCTATCTTGGATTGATTGATTTGTCGCCGACTATTGAAATTCCGGAAATGAAAGGGAGAAAAAATCCTTTTTTACCGATCGGAGATTAAAATTAAAATCCTAAATTCAATAAAAATTAGAAATTGAAAATTGAAATAGAATTTCGCTTATATGGATATTCGATTTGCTGACCTTCTCGTGGAGAAAAATATAATCTCCGGAGAAGAATTAAATAAAATAAAACAAGAAGCGGCTTCCCGAAGCGTTCCTTTAGAGGATATTCTTTTGGAAAAAAAAATACCGGAGATTGAAATTTTAAAATCTAAAAGCGAAATTTTGGGAGCGCCGATCATATCTTTAAAAAAAGGTAAAATTCCTTTTGATGTTTTAAAATTAGTGCCGGAAGAATCCGCCAAACATTATCGGTTTATTCCTTTTGCCGTCAGCGAAGGCGTTTTAGAAGTGGGAATGGTGGATCCGAATGACATCATCGCCCGGGAAGCTTTGAATTTTATTTCCGCCAAGATTAATATGCCGTATAAGATTTTTTTAATCAGCAAATCTGATTTTACGGCGGTGTTTGAAGATTATAAAAGTTTGGGCGGCGAAGTAACCCAGGCGTTGGGAGAATTGGAAAGTATGCTGATAGAAGCGGAAAAATCAATGCCGAAAGAGGCGGAAAAGGTTTTGGAATTCGTTGAAGAAACGCCGGTTATTAAAGTGGTGGCGGTGATGCTCCGCCATGCCGCGGAAGGAAACGCTTCTGATATCCACATTGAACCCCAGCGCGATCATTTAAGAATAAGATTCAGAGTGGACGGCATTCTTCATACAAGTTTAGTTTTACCTCTTAAGGTTCATGAGGCGATCGTTTCCCGCATTAAAATTTTAACCAATATGCAGCTTGACGAGAAACGGAAGCCGCAAGACGGCCGGTTTTCCGCCAGTATTGAGAAAAGGCAAATTGATTTTAGAGTTTCCACTTTCCCCACTTTTTTCGGAGAAAAAGTCGTTATCAGGATTTTGGATGTTGAAAAAGGAATAAAAACGCTTGAGGAAGCCGGATTTTCAGGAAATAATCTGGCAGAAATTAAAAAGGCGCTTGATCGCCCTTACGGATTGATTTTAATTACCGGTCCGACCGGTTCGGGTAAAACCACCACGCTTTACGCGATGCTTCAGATTTTAAATGAAGAGGGAAGTAATGTGGTAAGTTTGGAAGATCCGGTGGAATATAACGTGGAAGGAGTCAATCAATCCCAAGTAAAGCCGGAGATCAGTTATAATTTTGCCAATGGCTTGCGTTCAATTTTACGCCAAGATCCGGATGTGATTATGGTGGGCGAAATAAGAGATAAAGAGACAGCCCAGCTGGCTATTCATGCGGCTTTAACCGGCCATTTGGTTCTTTCCACTTTGCATACCAATTCGGCCACGGGCGTGATTCCTCGTTTGATTGATATGGGCGTTGATTCTTATTTAATCGCTCCTACTCTTGTTTTAGCGATGGCTCAAAGGTTATCCAGAACTCTCTGTCCGGAATCGCGGAAAGAAATTCCGGCTGCCGGAAAAATAAAAGAAATTCTGGAAAAAGAAATGGCGGAAATTCCTTTGGAAATTAAGAAGAGCATAAAAATACCTTCAAAAATTTATCAAGCAATGCCTTCTGCTTCTTGCCCTAAAGGCACGAAGGGACGCATCGCGATCAGCGAAGTTATCGCGATGACGCCGGCGCTGGAAAAAGCCATTCTTTCTGACCCGACTGAACCTAATATTATGAAAGCGGCGCGCCAGCAGGGAATGATTAAAATGCGCGAAGACGGAATTTTAAAGGTTTTGGAAGGAAAAATCGGGCTTGAAGAATTAACGGAAATTATTTAAAAATATGAAAATAAGAAAAAAATTAGGGTTTACGATTTTGGAAATTTTGGTTGTTTTGGCGATCGGCGCTTTAATTCTTTCTTTTGTTTTTTGGGGCTATCGCGATCTTAAAGCCAAAAGCCGCGATTCCAGAAGAGAACATGATATTAAAGAAATTCAAAATTCCCTTGTTCTTTACGTGAATGAGGCCGGTGTTTTTCCTTGTACTGGAGAAGGAGAAATAATTATCGGCGTTAATTCTTGTTTAAAAGACGCGCTTTTGGGAATCGGCGTTATTCCCGCTTTACCCATTGATCCTTTAGGAGGCGCCAGCGGCAGTTGCGGCAATCCTGCTTCTTACGTTTATTGTTATCAATCTTTGGAAAATGGCTTTAATTATCAAATAAGATATAATTTAGAGACCGACAGCATTTTAGGCAAAGCAAAAGGCCTTCAAAGCGTATCGCCTTAAAATGCCCCAGAATAAAAATAAAAAATTTATTGGAAAATGAAAGATTATCAAAAAGAATTAACGGAACTGATAATGATAATGGTTAAAGAGAGCGCTTCCGACCTCCATATTTCAGTGGGGCGCCATCCGACGATCAGAGTCGCCGGCGAGCTTATTCCGCTTGTTAAAAGGCCGGTGTTGACTCCGGAAGACACCGCGGGGCTGATTTTTACGATGCTTAATGAAAGCCGGCAAAAAGAACTTTTTGAAAAAAGAGAGATTGATTTTTCCTATAATTTTCAAGATAAAGTAAGATTTCGGGTCAATGCTTTTTATCAGAAAGGTTTCTTGGGAATAGCTTTGCGGTTTATTTCTGTGGGAATTAAAGATGTTAAATCTCTTAATTTGCCGGAAACGCTTTTATCTTTTACCGGAAAAGGGCAGGGTTTTTTTCTGGCGGTCGGCCCGACCGGCCACGGCAAATCCACGACTTTGGCCAGTATGATTGATGTCATTAATCATGAAAGAGCCGAGCATATTATCACGGTGGAAGACCCCATAGAATACATATTTATTCAGGACAAATCAATCATTGACCAGCGTGAAGTCCAAAGTGACACTCATGATTTCAAGCGCGCTTTAAGGTCAATGTTCAGGGAAGACGTTAATGTGGCAATGATCGGCGAAATGCGCGATTACGAAACCATTTCCGCCGCGGTCACCGCCGCGGAAACCGGCCATCTTATTTTTTCTTCCCTCCACACCAATAATGCCGCTCAAACTATTGATCGCATTCTTGATTCTTTTCCGCCCACCCAGCAAAATCAGATTCGTTCCCAGCTGGCCAGCACCATTATCGGAATTTTTTCCCAACGTTTGGTCCCGCGGGTTTCCGGCGGCCTTATTCCGGCTTACGAACTTTTGATCGCCAATCATGCTGTTCGAAATTTAATTCGGGAAAATAAAGTCCATGAAATTGATATGGTGATTGAAACCAGCTCTGATCTGGGAATGGTAAGTTTTAACCGTTCTTTGGTGGAATTGGTCAGGCAGGGAGAAATTACCATGGAAAACGCGCTGGCTTATTCTTTGAATCCTTCCGGCTTGCAAGCGTTGTCAAAATAATTTCAAAGCTTGGAGCGCTGCCATAAGAAAATGAATTTTACAACATTAGTATAAATTATGCTTTTTAATTATCAAGCCCGCACTCCGCAAGGGGAAATAAAATCAGGCAATATTGACGCCGCTTCCACGGAAGGCGCTCTCGCTTCTCTTCAACGCCGAAATCTTATCGTGATTTCTTTGGAGTCGGTTGAAAAATCAACGCCTTGGTATAAAAGAGGCATTACTTTGTTTGAACGCGTTAAGATGCGCGATGTGGTTATTATTTCCCGCCAGCTTTCCACGCTTTTTGAAGCCAAGGTGCCGGTGGTGGAATCTTTAAAAGTTCTTGTTTCTGAAACCGCCAGTCCGGTTTTAAAGAAACGTTTAGCCGCGATTTTGGAAGACATTGAAAGCGGCACTTCTATTTCCGAAGCTTTAGGCAAGTATCCTGAAATTTTTTCAAAATTTTACGTTAATATGGTTAAATCCGGAGAAGAATCCGGAAAACTAAACGAGGTTTTTTCTTATTTAGCCGATTATCTGGAACGTTCATATGATTTGACCGTTAAAGCCAGAAACGCTTTTATTTATCCGGCTTTCGTTTTAACGGTTTTTACGGTCGTGATGATTTTAATGTTGGTTATGGTGATTCCGCGGCTTTCAACTATTCTGACCGAAACCGGCCAATCCCTTCCTTTTTACACAAAAATTATTATCGCTTTCAGCAATTTTTTAAGAAATTTCGGCATTTTACTTTTAGTTTTTTTGGCAATCGGCGTTATTTTTCTCTGGCGCTATCTTCAGACCGGCGCGGGTAAAATGGCTTTTTCCCGTTTTCAACTGTCTATTCCGATTGCCGGTGAGCTTTATAAAAAATTTTATTTGGCAAGAATAGCCGATAATCTGCAAACTCTTTTGGCGAGCGGGGTTCCCGTGGTGCGCGCTTTGGAAATTACTTCCGATGTGGTGGGCAACGAAGTTTACGCGGAAATTTTAAAAGAAACTATTTCTATGGTTAAATCCGGCAGTCCGATTTCCGAGGCGTTTTCTCGTTATGAAGAAGTTCCTTTATTGATTTCCCAATCCGTAAAAATCGGCGAAGAAACCGGCAAGCTGGATTTTATTTTAAGCACAATGGCGCGTTTTTACCGCCGGGAAGTGGATAATGCTGTAGATAATATCGTCAGTTTAATTGAGCCGGTGATGATCGTGCTTTTAGGTTTGGGAGTCGGCGTTTTGGTGGCTGCGATTCTTGTTCCAATTTATAACATTTCAACGGGATTCTAAATAATTTTCAATTTTCATTGAATTTACAATTTAATAATTTACAAACTAACGGGATAAATGAGATAATTAATGAAATAAGGTCGATAAAATAAAAATAATAAAATATACACGCAGATATGTTTTTAAGAAAAAATAAAGGTTTTACGTTGATTGAGCTTTTAGTGGTGATTGCCATTATCGGCATTTTGGCTTCGGTGGTGCTCGCTTCCTTGAATAGCGCGCGCAAGAAAGGCCGCGACGCCCGCCGGGTGGCGGATATCAAACAAATTCAGCTTGCTTTAGAGTTGTATTTTGACGCCAATAAGGAGTATCCGGACGCTCTTAGCGGAAAATTAAATCCCACTTATTTGCCGGCCGTGCCTGATGATCCTTTGAGTGGCGCTTATTTTTATGACGCTTACACTACTTCCACCAATCCTCCGGTGGCGGGAGACGATTGCACGGAAGCCAGCGAGATGTGCCTTTCTTATCATTTAGGCGCTGATCTTGAAGAAAATACCAATCCGGCTTTAAACGCGGATATGGATGCGGACGGAAATACGATTGACGGGCCGGATGCGGATGGATGCGCTGATGCGGCCGGACGTTATTGCTATGATGTTAGGCCATAATTATTCTGATTTTCAGGTATTTTAAACCTCTCCCTCTGGTTAGCCGGAAGGGGAGGTTTTATGTTTTGTATTTGGCGGATAACAAGTTATTATTTAATTATGGCGGGGATTTTAATTTTTATTTTAGGACTAATCATGGGCAGTTTTCTAAATGTGG from Candidatus Niyogibacteria bacterium encodes:
- a CDS encoding peptidoglycan-binding protein, which translates into the protein MRKWRIKIKLNRILFLLGLFLFLPFFTFADHNDAHTIEQLQTQIQALQAQLQKITGEIDSQTPAVSPACPALSYDLYLGLRDYETGGQISALQKFMAQDPSIYPEGFVTGYYGPLTEQAVKRFQSRYGLLSDSRPDGSAIVGQITRAKINEVCLARNLAVSSTVPDSDSNIFPGISSSSFVSNAIKRPDVYDYGPSIINDGGVYRMYWCSARVGGGDSVWYAQSSDGINWSNLRIVLNPTLNSEETDFESNGHICDPSVIKFNGSYYLYYTAASLSGVNNEIFLARSSDGINWTKYPSNSAPQAVIKNTTRSGKYGIGQSAVFFLNGKFYHYFTDIDRGGEMLAFSTDGINWTIQNNNQPVFLTTNFVPVYLKDYKIFFAAYAHNELNHNDLYYSFSKDGITWDPKTFSDSRKITISGNRGSTHNIGILTDIAGNVSGSSILVYYGAGDAEIVPIGGSFSNAGSWDIDISRINFSPPPSPSSPGSIQGFKLKMPGNQSAMPPGGETVRLDNSSPLTANPYFFTATLFVIPPRQTAERPTIRTAITARRRFPEAASQLLFLPEDMRIFGGIICRRPMFIRPLSISRLFPPALPKETFPLFPGVLKTQ
- a CDS encoding C40 family peptidase; the encoded protein is MTKQEKIQKLIKAANDLIGTPYEYGAYLEKLSAKKPKAVDCSSFIRHIFSRIGIELPRSSILQAARGKEIKNPVDLLAGDLLFFEGVKGHYSHRLFRGRKIYIGHAAFYAGNNEIIHARESKKSVTKQKLSSLVKKKHFDIKLIKRIIS
- a CDS encoding ComF family protein, whose amino-acid sequence is MFKLSTPWNAFLDLIFPKKCFSCGQNGEFLCGHCLNSLNLPEIRCFACQKGDGAGFCSQCASFFNLENLSVFWATDYKNLAIKKMIKTFKYRRAGVLTETLGEILSQRAKKFLIQNTSGASLSLIIPVPLSPKRHRERGFNQAALIGQYLGQKNNLAFDPAVLLKIKNTSPQVKTAGRDERLKNLKESFVVSDSQKILGKTVILIDDVLTTGATIMECARILQKAGAEKIIALVVAH
- the pilM gene encoding type IV pilus assembly protein PilM; the encoded protein is MAENSFFKNFLSRFYSDLWQKKGESILGVDFGFSSLKIVQLRKEKERAVLETYGELSVSHYADIGVGQAAILSEDKKTEMLKDLFKESGAKAEKVVSSISLKNSFVITIELPKMADRDLAQAIPYEARRYIPVPITEVEMDWWVLPEEYNAEEKRPDEKLKKEMIRALLVVIHKDILTRQRSFFTNANLKSIAFEVEIFSMVRSSLGRELTPILLIDLGASSTKMAIVDYGIVRVAHSLDKGGQDISEVLSRSLNIDFSRAEKIKRETGLSDQPEHREIKEVISPILDYIFSEAASFSLNYRVKYGRSVSRVALTGGGALMKGIKDFSINKFGLEVSLADPFAKLEYPAFLEPALKEIGPNFATAIGLALRGLN
- the pilO gene encoding type 4a pilus biogenesis protein PilO, producing MKQIIIAIIFIGAAGGIFFGWSVPITENIKNLSKDIKDLEGVLSRFYDLRKFKNELMGVYNSISARDYNRILEIVPLAAGEGNLVVEFGNLAKENNLLLKKIDVKYAVESEKKAVVIKEKLPYETASISLSLDGSYNSLKSFLSKLENSLRIIDIKTLSFNAGANDSYEFNISAQAYFQARE
- a CDS encoding type II/IV secretion system protein, yielding MDIRFADLLVEKNIISGEELNKIKQEAASRSVPLEDILLEKKIPEIEILKSKSEILGAPIISLKKGKIPFDVLKLVPEESAKHYRFIPFAVSEGVLEVGMVDPNDIIAREALNFISAKINMPYKIFLISKSDFTAVFEDYKSLGGEVTQALGELESMLIEAEKSMPKEAEKVLEFVEETPVIKVVAVMLRHAAEGNASDIHIEPQRDHLRIRFRVDGILHTSLVLPLKVHEAIVSRIKILTNMQLDEKRKPQDGRFSASIEKRQIDFRVSTFPTFFGEKVVIRILDVEKGIKTLEEAGFSGNNLAEIKKALDRPYGLILITGPTGSGKTTTLYAMLQILNEEGSNVVSLEDPVEYNVEGVNQSQVKPEISYNFANGLRSILRQDPDVIMVGEIRDKETAQLAIHAALTGHLVLSTLHTNSATGVIPRLIDMGVDSYLIAPTLVLAMAQRLSRTLCPESRKEIPAAGKIKEILEKEMAEIPLEIKKSIKIPSKIYQAMPSASCPKGTKGRIAISEVIAMTPALEKAILSDPTEPNIMKAARQQGMIKMREDGILKVLEGKIGLEELTEII